In Streptomyces sp. RFCAC02, the following proteins share a genomic window:
- a CDS encoding serine/threonine-protein kinase, with product MAMVRLRREDPRVIGAFRLHRRLGAGGMGVVYLGSDRRGQRVALKVIRPELAEDQEFRSRFAREVSAARRIRGGCTARLVAADLDAPKPWFATQYVPGPSLHDKVAEDGPLSAAETAAVGAALAEGLVAVHEAGVVHRDLKPSNILLSPKGPRIIDFGIAWATGASTLTHVGTAVGSPGFLAPEQVRGQGVTPATDVFSLGATLAYAALGDSPFGQGSSEVMLYRVVHEEPHLEGVPAALAPLLRACLSKSPKERPSTLQLSLRLKEIATREARGTGRRVAVPAGRVRPDRPAPAPGPRRPERPQPRPRPGAGADRRLLRQRLVVFVTVTILVALGIAAAQGCQGPM from the coding sequence ATGGCGATGGTGCGGCTCCGGCGCGAGGATCCGCGCGTCATCGGCGCGTTCCGGCTGCATCGGCGGCTCGGGGCCGGCGGCATGGGGGTGGTGTACCTCGGCTCCGACCGGCGCGGGCAGCGGGTGGCGCTCAAGGTGATCAGACCGGAACTGGCCGAGGACCAGGAGTTCAGGTCGCGGTTCGCCCGGGAGGTGTCGGCGGCGCGGCGCATCCGCGGCGGGTGCACGGCACGGCTCGTGGCGGCCGATCTCGACGCGCCCAAACCGTGGTTCGCGACGCAGTACGTCCCCGGCCCCTCCCTGCACGACAAGGTGGCCGAGGACGGGCCGCTGTCCGCCGCCGAGACCGCCGCGGTCGGGGCGGCGCTGGCCGAGGGCCTGGTCGCCGTCCACGAGGCCGGCGTCGTGCACCGCGACCTGAAGCCGTCCAACATCCTGCTGTCGCCCAAGGGGCCGCGGATCATCGACTTCGGCATCGCCTGGGCCACCGGCGCCAGCACCCTCACGCACGTCGGCACGGCGGTGGGCTCCCCCGGCTTCCTCGCGCCCGAGCAGGTCCGCGGCCAGGGCGTCACGCCCGCCACCGACGTCTTCTCGCTGGGCGCCACCCTGGCGTACGCCGCGCTCGGGGACTCGCCGTTCGGGCAGGGCAGTTCCGAGGTGATGCTGTACCGCGTCGTGCACGAGGAGCCGCACCTGGAGGGCGTACCGGCGGCCCTGGCCCCGCTGTTGCGCGCCTGCCTGTCCAAGTCGCCGAAGGAACGTCCCAGCACCCTCCAGCTTTCGCTGCGGCTGAAGGAGATCGCCACGCGGGAGGCCCGCGGCACGGGCCGGCGGGTCGCCGTCCCGGCGGGGCGCGTGCGGCCCGACCGGCCCGCGCCGGCGCCGGGGCCGCGCCGCCCGGAGCGGCCGCAGCCCCGGCCGCGCCCCGGCGCGGGAGCGGACCGGCGGTTGCTGCGGCAGCGTCTCGTGGTCTTCGTGACGGTGACGATCCTGGTGGCCCTCGGCATCGCCGCGGCGCAGGGGTGCCAGGGGCCGATGTGA
- a CDS encoding chorismate-binding protein — protein MIDLPPLARLGGRVATGLLDVTRDPAALESRGWWAVVAGDDGPPVCARFADVRPAPPAPASPAPWYGPSRAAWTSSLDRAAWTAGVADIHARIAAGEVYQVNLCRVLSAPLPAVPGHAHDIDALTARLRRHHPAAAPAGTVRLPDHGVEIATASPELFLRRTGRTVESGPIKGTARTAAAFLPKDRAENVMITDLVRNDLGAVCAPGSVTVPGLCVPEPYPGLVHLVSTVRGELTAGAGWPALLDAAFPPGSVTGAPKSSALRAIAALEPVPRGPYCGAVGWVDADRGTGELSVAIRTFWIDRASGTPLLRFGAGAGITWDSDPAGEWAETELKAARLLAVASDPNDHEHVHDLRRAPSWR, from the coding sequence GTGATCGATCTTCCGCCGCTCGCGCGGCTCGGCGGCCGTGTCGCCACCGGACTGCTGGACGTCACCCGGGACCCGGCGGCCCTGGAGTCCCGCGGATGGTGGGCGGTGGTCGCCGGGGACGACGGGCCGCCCGTGTGCGCCCGGTTCGCCGACGTACGCCCCGCGCCGCCCGCGCCCGCGTCACCGGCCCCCTGGTACGGGCCGTCCCGCGCTGCCTGGACCAGTTCGCTGGACCGGGCCGCCTGGACCGCGGGGGTGGCGGACATCCACGCCCGCATCGCCGCCGGCGAGGTCTACCAGGTCAACCTCTGCCGCGTCCTGTCCGCCCCGCTGCCCGCCGTCCCCGGCCACGCGCACGACATCGACGCCCTGACGGCCCGGCTCCGCCGCCACCACCCCGCCGCCGCGCCGGCCGGCACCGTCCGGCTCCCGGACCACGGGGTCGAGATCGCCACCGCGTCGCCCGAACTGTTCCTCCGCCGCACGGGCCGCACCGTCGAGTCGGGACCGATCAAGGGCACCGCCCGCACGGCCGCCGCGTTCCTGCCGAAGGACCGCGCGGAGAACGTCATGATCACCGACCTCGTCCGCAACGACCTCGGCGCCGTGTGCGCCCCGGGGTCCGTGACCGTGCCGGGCCTGTGCGTGCCCGAGCCCTACCCCGGCCTGGTCCACCTCGTCTCCACCGTCCGCGGCGAACTCACCGCGGGGGCCGGCTGGCCCGCGCTCCTCGACGCCGCGTTCCCGCCCGGTTCGGTGACCGGCGCGCCCAAGTCCAGCGCCCTGCGCGCCATCGCCGCGCTCGAACCGGTGCCGCGCGGCCCCTACTGCGGCGCCGTCGGCTGGGTGGACGCCGACCGCGGGACGGGCGAGCTGTCCGTGGCGATCCGCACGTTCTGGATCGACCGCGCGTCCGGGACACCCCTGCTGCGCTTCGGCGCGGGCGCCGGCATCACCTGGGACTCCGACCCCGCGGGCGAGTGGGCGGAGAC